Proteins encoded within one genomic window of Anastrepha ludens isolate Willacy chromosome 4, idAnaLude1.1, whole genome shotgun sequence:
- the LOC128862241 gene encoding uncharacterized protein LOC128862241 isoform X1, translated as MEKQPDELGDVTNEPLPSMSEPMEVQDAVASTLATSFAQPIIAASKSKAQKQREYRQRIATTQTPAQKAAARKARNARDRNNRLHQTVNLVTASGSLKATTAAPKTKAQIQREYRQRIAASQTPAQRAAARKSRNERDRNNRLRQTVNLVTANGSLKATTAAPKTKAQIQREYRQRIAASKTPAQKAAAITVQPSTYSAQIEVQAQSTWNTKWASLIEPTRYERERASMKNKPRKVLNLEERVLAIRLYQENPVYQRVASVFKCSWEQIRNVIANRDDILRYYGECQTVNVKDSPQYVRNKKINFLGNVTYEFIKRAYYHHNATLNDEVIRQRALQFRDILKIEQFHPNKVWIADFKKVYNIDWQNLAGLIICGVPPRSLENKDLIEYCTRVVTKAISLIGKMPKQLSKKETKNADMEDEENEAASAISSYGDNESDSMLTDQFNDVPVVNEIDDFAGMYLDAADIDEEEINEDEEGPTINYADYDGTDEMPDFNAKSNLSAVTRAVPIKMSTKPFLAEVQIKQERPSRSRSRSPPLLSPLTVASGTSTQGTGAGSSPGVKRKRTEATQSTTELSEIVKRERVSTYTEAMRVLCPLEDFATQQEDFHALNLLMQLVRVFEKGANRNSERRGNV; from the exons ACAACCTGACGAACTAGGGGATGTCACGAATGAGCCACTACCTTCGATGAGTGAACCCATGGAGGTTCAAGATGCTGTAGCATCTACTTTAGCAACGTCATTCGCGCAGCCAATAATCGCTGCTTCAAAATCGAAAGCACAAAAACAACGTGAGTACAGACAGCGGATTGCTACAACCCAAACTCCTGCACAGAAAGCAGCTGCAAGAAAAGCACGTAATGCAAGAGATCGAAACAACAGATTACACCAAACTGTTAACTTGGTTACTGCCAGTGGTTCTCTAAAAGCGACAACTGCTGCTCCAAAAACAAAGGCACAAATACAACGAGAGTACAGACAGCGGATTGCTGCATCCCAAACTCCTGCACAGAGAGCAGCTGCAAGAAAATCACGTAATGAAAGAGATCGAAACAACAGATTACGTCAAACTGTTAACTTGGTTACTGCCAATGGTTCTCTAAAAGCGACAACTGCTGCTCCAAAAACAAAGGCACAAATACAACGGGAGTACAGACAGCGGATTGCTGCATCCAAAACTCCTGCACAGAAAGCAGCTGCAATTACTGTACAACCAAGTACTTACTCAGCTCAAATTGAAGTTCAAGCACAATCTACTTGGAACACTAAATGGGCATCATTAatcgag CCCACACGTTATGAGCGCGAACGCGCCTCCATGAAGAACAAACCACGCAAAGTGCTCAACTTGGAAGAGCGCGTTTTGGCCATACGTTTGTATCAAGAGAACCCCGTCTATCAGCGTGTAGCCTCCGTATTCAAGTGCAGCTGGGAGCAAATACGCAACGTAATCGCCAATCGTGACGACATACTACGCTACTATGGCGAATGCCAGACCGTCAATGTCAAGGATTCACCACAATATGTGCGAAATAAGAAAATCAACTTTCTCGGCAATGTGACATATGAATTCATTAAACGTGCTTATTACCATCACAATGCCACGCTCAATGACGAAGTTATACGCCAGCGTGCGCTGCAGTTTCGCGATATactaaaaattgaacaattccACCCGAACAAAGTGTGGATAGCCGATTTCAAAAAGGTATATAACATAGATTGGCAGAATTTGGCTGGCTTAATTATATGTGGCGTACCGCCCCGTTCGCTTGAAAATAAGGATTTAATCGAATATTGCACCCGAGTGGTAACGAAGGCGATATCACTAATAGGAAAAATGCCCAAGCAATTGTCCAAGAAAGAAACTAAAAATGCTGATATGGAGGATGAAGAAAATGAGGCGGCTAGTGCTATTAGCAGCTATGGCGATAATGAATCCGATTCTATGTTAACTGATCAATTCAATGATGTGCCAGTGGTGAACGAAATTGATGACTTTGCAGGTATGTACCTAGATGCGGCCGATATCGATGAGGAGGAGATCAATGAAGATGAAGAAGGACCGACCATCAATTATGCTGACTACGATGGCACCGATGAAATGCCAGACTTCAACGCCAAGAGCAATTTGTCGGCAGTGACGCGAGCAGTACCAATAAAAATGTCAACCAAACCATTTCTAGCAGAGGTACAAATAAAGCAAGAACGACCTAGTCGAAGTCGCAGCAGAAGTCCGCCATTGTTATCGCCATTAACTGTGGCGAGTGGTACGAGTACGCAAGGCACAGGCGCAGGAAGTAGTCCAGGTGTAAAGCGAAAGAGAACAGAAGCAACCCAATCAACAACAGAGTTGAGCGAAATCGTAAAAAGAGAGCGAGTGAGTACTTATACGGAAGCAATGCGCGTTTTGTGCCCTTTAGAAGACTTCGCGACGCAGCAGGAAGATTTCCATGCACTAAACCTACTTATGCAGCTGGTGCGTGTATTCGAGAAGGGTGCCAATCGAAATAGTGAGCGAAGGGGGAATGTCTAA
- the LOC128862241 gene encoding uncharacterized protein LOC128862241 isoform X2 has translation MKSGPKLTADHKMKRKTFARYNTGRNLPTRYERERASMKNKPRKVLNLEERVLAIRLYQENPVYQRVASVFKCSWEQIRNVIANRDDILRYYGECQTVNVKDSPQYVRNKKINFLGNVTYEFIKRAYYHHNATLNDEVIRQRALQFRDILKIEQFHPNKVWIADFKKVYNIDWQNLAGLIICGVPPRSLENKDLIEYCTRVVTKAISLIGKMPKQLSKKETKNADMEDEENEAASAISSYGDNESDSMLTDQFNDVPVVNEIDDFAGMYLDAADIDEEEINEDEEGPTINYADYDGTDEMPDFNAKSNLSAVTRAVPIKMSTKPFLAEVQIKQERPSRSRSRSPPLLSPLTVASGTSTQGTGAGSSPGVKRKRTEATQSTTELSEIVKRERVSTYTEAMRVLCPLEDFATQQEDFHALNLLMQLVRVFEKGANRNSERRGNV, from the exons ATGAAGTCCGGTCCAAAACTTACCGCTGACCacaaaatgaaaaggaaaaccTTCGCACGTTATAATACAGGCCGTAATCtg CCCACACGTTATGAGCGCGAACGCGCCTCCATGAAGAACAAACCACGCAAAGTGCTCAACTTGGAAGAGCGCGTTTTGGCCATACGTTTGTATCAAGAGAACCCCGTCTATCAGCGTGTAGCCTCCGTATTCAAGTGCAGCTGGGAGCAAATACGCAACGTAATCGCCAATCGTGACGACATACTACGCTACTATGGCGAATGCCAGACCGTCAATGTCAAGGATTCACCACAATATGTGCGAAATAAGAAAATCAACTTTCTCGGCAATGTGACATATGAATTCATTAAACGTGCTTATTACCATCACAATGCCACGCTCAATGACGAAGTTATACGCCAGCGTGCGCTGCAGTTTCGCGATATactaaaaattgaacaattccACCCGAACAAAGTGTGGATAGCCGATTTCAAAAAGGTATATAACATAGATTGGCAGAATTTGGCTGGCTTAATTATATGTGGCGTACCGCCCCGTTCGCTTGAAAATAAGGATTTAATCGAATATTGCACCCGAGTGGTAACGAAGGCGATATCACTAATAGGAAAAATGCCCAAGCAATTGTCCAAGAAAGAAACTAAAAATGCTGATATGGAGGATGAAGAAAATGAGGCGGCTAGTGCTATTAGCAGCTATGGCGATAATGAATCCGATTCTATGTTAACTGATCAATTCAATGATGTGCCAGTGGTGAACGAAATTGATGACTTTGCAGGTATGTACCTAGATGCGGCCGATATCGATGAGGAGGAGATCAATGAAGATGAAGAAGGACCGACCATCAATTATGCTGACTACGATGGCACCGATGAAATGCCAGACTTCAACGCCAAGAGCAATTTGTCGGCAGTGACGCGAGCAGTACCAATAAAAATGTCAACCAAACCATTTCTAGCAGAGGTACAAATAAAGCAAGAACGACCTAGTCGAAGTCGCAGCAGAAGTCCGCCATTGTTATCGCCATTAACTGTGGCGAGTGGTACGAGTACGCAAGGCACAGGCGCAGGAAGTAGTCCAGGTGTAAAGCGAAAGAGAACAGAAGCAACCCAATCAACAACAGAGTTGAGCGAAATCGTAAAAAGAGAGCGAGTGAGTACTTATACGGAAGCAATGCGCGTTTTGTGCCCTTTAGAAGACTTCGCGACGCAGCAGGAAGATTTCCATGCACTAAACCTACTTATGCAGCTGGTGCGTGTATTCGAGAAGGGTGCCAATCGAAATAGTGAGCGAAGGGGGAATGTCTAA
- the LOC128862240 gene encoding uncharacterized protein LOC128862240, giving the protein MKVKERNKVVVTDKNVDEMDEVEEVDDMEDMDEIEDDEPMNGTGANTYRSENRPTPATSHPAHEKMLYDTRIRRKNVLALNEKVAAIREYEKSPVYKRVGRIFHCSPDQIKRIVQQKESILEAWKQRTRRCHDAKTLEMKVVRVSMLGKAVFDWLRRMIYYQDIQITDGLIQKTALQFKSAMGLQNFFPHQDWCDKFRQTYKIHTTDSKLLKIGYTQGYSVQIKDVMKDVLNECTPDVTKDPLVDDDNDVEEIREECENTENANAQEGDGDREVSAKRRRLKSSAPINTTKSSAAGCASNAASGTLNAAGKAIVNRINVSKFNLNTPKSNATHNNENKSAAQPALQKVAPQQLPPLRQLVALPLQGNVAGMPQKVLVATPITPAGQVPGTKPMTMTIIPLATIAQSQCMQPATVATSAAAITTTAPTLTAALATSTATAITPASDAEKSTVPTPLLDIKKEIKQEPVEIKQEYISDAEGDEEEEVGKKQQQNATNTQSTVSTQDNQKGNTHDFNIDGDATSSGSGTDAEDRVVVEPGCADDENIALANLRRLIQSQGKIVPTATSASAIMRPTKTTSSVPPLSPKPNLSLGALTPLTAFTADRQNLPTSTTAITCIPAANISAMTRSLSFTPPLPPLTKAPDAVINRLAHKRKQATNNMPLLPPIKSCYEARKYLKLLEDFALVKENFRLIGLITRADEVLRELDGDDDVDVD; this is encoded by the exons ATGAAAGTAAAGGAGCGCAATAAGGTGGTGGTGACAGATAAGAATGTAGATGAAATGGATGAAGTGGAGGAGGTGGACGATATGGAAGATATGGATGAAATCGAAGATGATGAACCGATGAACGGAACAGGCGCCAATACCTATAGGTCGGAAAAT CGCCCCACACCAGCCACATCGCATCCTGCCCATGAAAAGATGTTGTACGACACGCGTATTCGTCGGAAAAATGTACTGGCGCTTAACGAGAAGGTAGCAGCAATTCGCGAGTATGAGAAATCACCGGTCTATAAGCGAGTTGGGCGAATTTTTCACTGCAGTCCCGATCAGATAAAGCGTATAGTGCAGCAGAAGGAGAGCATACTCGAAGCTTGGAAACAACGCACGCGCCGCTGCCACGACGCGAAAACCCTCGAGATGAAAGTAGTGCGCGTTTCGATGCTGGGTAAGGCTGTCTTTGATTGGCTGCGTCGAATGATTTACTACCAAGATATACAAATAACCGATGGACTCATACAGAAGACAGCATTGCAATTCAAAAGCGCAATGGGTTTACAGAACTTCTTTCCACATCAGGATTGGTGTGATAAATTCCGACAAACGTATAAAATCCACACAACAGATAGCAAATTACTGAAAATTGGCTACACGCAAGGCTATTCCGTGCAAATTAAAGATGTCATGAAGGACGTGCTTAACGAGTGTACACCGGATGTGACCAAGGATCCGTTGGTCGATGACGATAATGATGTTGAAGAAATTAGGGAAGAATGTGAAAACACAGAAAATGCGAATGCGCAAGAAGGCGATGGCGATAGGGAAGTGTCGGCGAAACGTAGACGTTTAAAATCGAGCGCACCTATAAATACCACTAAAAGCAGTGCTGCTGGCTGTGCATCGAATGCTGCGAGCGGTACCTTAAATGCAGCTGGCAAAGCGATCGTTAATCGCATAAATGTCtctaaattcaatttaaatacgCCGAAAAGCAACGCAACccacaataatgaaaataagagTGCTGCACAACCGGCGTTGCAAAAGGTGGCACCACAACAGCTGCCACCATTACGCCAACTGGTCGCTTTGCCGCTGCAGGGCAACGTGGCAGGTATGCCACAGAAGGTACTTGTTGCTACGCCAATTACGCCTGCTGGTCAGGTTCCAGGCACGAAACCCATGACAATGACAATCATTCCACTAGCAACTATAGCGCAGTCTCAATGTATGCAACCGGCAACGGTAGCAACTTCAGCAGCAGCTATAACTACCACTGCACCCACGCTGACCGCCGCACTAGCAACAAGCACAGCAACTGCAATCACACCCGCTTCAGACGCTGAAAAGTCGACTGTGCCAACACCTTTGTTAGATATCAAAAAGGAAATCAAACAGGAGCCAGTTGAAATTAAGCAAGAGTATATTTCGGATGCTGAAGGAGATGAGGAGGAAGAGGTAGgaaaaaagcagcaacaaaatgcAACTAATACGCAGTCAACTGTCAGCACGCAAGACAATCAAAAGGGGAATACTCATGATTTTAACATTGACGGTGATGCAACATCGTCCGGCAGTGGAACGGATGCGGAAGATCGTGTTGTTGTAGAGCCAGGATGTGCTGATGATGAAAATATAGCTTTAGCAAATTTGCGACGACTCATACAGAGTCAGGGTAAAATTGTTCCAACCGCAACGTCAGCATCGGCGATCATGCGTCCTACGAAAACTACATCATCTGTACCTCCATTGTCACCAAAACCCAATTTATCACTAGGAGCTTTAACGCCACTCACCGCTTTCACAGCCGATCGTCAAAATTTACCAACATCAACGACTGCCATTACTTGCATACCTGCCGCAAACATTTCTGCCATGACCAGGTCATTGAGTTTTACACCTCCATTACCGCCTCTAACAAAAGCACCAGATGCCGTTATAAATCGACTGGCGCATAAGCGAAAACAAGCCACAAATAATATGCCACTGCTGCCGCCCATCAAAAGTTGTTACGAGGCGCGTAAATACCTAAAGCTATTGGAAGATTTTGCGCTGgtcaaagaaaattttagacTAATCGGTTTGATAACACGCGCCGACGAAGTATTGCGGGAGCTGGACGGTGACGATGATGTGGATGTGGATTGA
- the LOC128862241 gene encoding uncharacterized protein LOC128862241 isoform X3, which translates to MKNPTRYERERASMKNKPRKVLNLEERVLAIRLYQENPVYQRVASVFKCSWEQIRNVIANRDDILRYYGECQTVNVKDSPQYVRNKKINFLGNVTYEFIKRAYYHHNATLNDEVIRQRALQFRDILKIEQFHPNKVWIADFKKVYNIDWQNLAGLIICGVPPRSLENKDLIEYCTRVVTKAISLIGKMPKQLSKKETKNADMEDEENEAASAISSYGDNESDSMLTDQFNDVPVVNEIDDFAGMYLDAADIDEEEINEDEEGPTINYADYDGTDEMPDFNAKSNLSAVTRAVPIKMSTKPFLAEVQIKQERPSRSRSRSPPLLSPLTVASGTSTQGTGAGSSPGVKRKRTEATQSTTELSEIVKRERVSTYTEAMRVLCPLEDFATQQEDFHALNLLMQLVRVFEKGANRNSERRGNV; encoded by the coding sequence CCCACACGTTATGAGCGCGAACGCGCCTCCATGAAGAACAAACCACGCAAAGTGCTCAACTTGGAAGAGCGCGTTTTGGCCATACGTTTGTATCAAGAGAACCCCGTCTATCAGCGTGTAGCCTCCGTATTCAAGTGCAGCTGGGAGCAAATACGCAACGTAATCGCCAATCGTGACGACATACTACGCTACTATGGCGAATGCCAGACCGTCAATGTCAAGGATTCACCACAATATGTGCGAAATAAGAAAATCAACTTTCTCGGCAATGTGACATATGAATTCATTAAACGTGCTTATTACCATCACAATGCCACGCTCAATGACGAAGTTATACGCCAGCGTGCGCTGCAGTTTCGCGATATactaaaaattgaacaattccACCCGAACAAAGTGTGGATAGCCGATTTCAAAAAGGTATATAACATAGATTGGCAGAATTTGGCTGGCTTAATTATATGTGGCGTACCGCCCCGTTCGCTTGAAAATAAGGATTTAATCGAATATTGCACCCGAGTGGTAACGAAGGCGATATCACTAATAGGAAAAATGCCCAAGCAATTGTCCAAGAAAGAAACTAAAAATGCTGATATGGAGGATGAAGAAAATGAGGCGGCTAGTGCTATTAGCAGCTATGGCGATAATGAATCCGATTCTATGTTAACTGATCAATTCAATGATGTGCCAGTGGTGAACGAAATTGATGACTTTGCAGGTATGTACCTAGATGCGGCCGATATCGATGAGGAGGAGATCAATGAAGATGAAGAAGGACCGACCATCAATTATGCTGACTACGATGGCACCGATGAAATGCCAGACTTCAACGCCAAGAGCAATTTGTCGGCAGTGACGCGAGCAGTACCAATAAAAATGTCAACCAAACCATTTCTAGCAGAGGTACAAATAAAGCAAGAACGACCTAGTCGAAGTCGCAGCAGAAGTCCGCCATTGTTATCGCCATTAACTGTGGCGAGTGGTACGAGTACGCAAGGCACAGGCGCAGGAAGTAGTCCAGGTGTAAAGCGAAAGAGAACAGAAGCAACCCAATCAACAACAGAGTTGAGCGAAATCGTAAAAAGAGAGCGAGTGAGTACTTATACGGAAGCAATGCGCGTTTTGTGCCCTTTAGAAGACTTCGCGACGCAGCAGGAAGATTTCCATGCACTAAACCTACTTATGCAGCTGGTGCGTGTATTCGAGAAGGGTGCCAATCGAAATAGTGAGCGAAGGGGGAATGTCTAA